In Candidatus Hydrogenedentota bacterium, the following are encoded in one genomic region:
- a CDS encoding methyltransferase domain-containing protein, with protein MTDSRDISPKWYQRSFGALYPLVYAHRSPEAAAGEARFAAEAVGLGAGDRVLDLCCGAGRHAAHLLGRTRRVTGLDWSPELLAAARAGLGGAAALVRGDMRALPFGGVFDGVFNFFTSFGYFADDAENARAAGEMARVLRPGGRLFLDHIGAAWAAARLVPRSEREQDGLRIVEERWLDGGEPPARVNKVTTVWRDGACLGRFPESVRLYTLETLGAVLSGAGLAVERVFGDYGDVSPGPDAPRLIFVCRKGG; from the coding sequence ATGACGGACAGCCGGGACATATCCCCCAAGTGGTATCAGCGGAGCTTCGGCGCGCTGTACCCGCTGGTCTACGCCCACCGGAGCCCGGAGGCGGCGGCGGGGGAGGCGCGTTTTGCCGCGGAGGCCGTCGGGTTGGGCGCGGGGGACCGTGTGCTGGACCTGTGCTGCGGCGCGGGGCGGCATGCGGCGCATCTGCTGGGGCGGACCCGCCGGGTCACGGGGCTGGACTGGTCGCCGGAGCTGCTGGCGGCGGCGCGGGCGGGGCTGGGGGGCGCGGCGGCGCTGGTGCGGGGGGACATGCGGGCCCTGCCTTTCGGCGGGGTCTTTGACGGGGTGTTCAATTTTTTCACGAGCTTTGGCTATTTCGCGGACGACGCGGAGAATGCGCGGGCGGCGGGGGAGATGGCGCGGGTGCTGCGGCCCGGCGGGCGGCTGTTTCTGGACCATATCGGCGCGGCGTGGGCGGCGGCGCGGCTGGTGCCGCGTTCGGAGCGCGAGCAGGACGGCCTCCGCATCGTGGAGGAGCGCTGGCTGGACGGCGGCGAACCGCCCGCGCGGGTGAACAAGGTGACCACGGTCTGGCGGGACGGCGCGTGCCTCGGGCGCTTTCCGGAGTCGGTGCGGCTGTACACGCTGGAGACGCTGGGGGCCGTGCTGTCCGGCGCGGGGCTGGCGGTCGAGCGGGTGTTTGGCGACTACGGGGACGTTTCCCCCGGCCCCGACGCGCCCCGGCTGATTTTCGTGTGCAGAAAGGGCGGGTGA
- the bshC gene encoding bacillithiol biosynthesis cysteine-adding enzyme BshC — translation MTADFAAAYASGDPAACALLGGPHGRLFTAPGPVPAPPPEVVSEINEHQARLGTAARIPAGARLLVTGQQPGLFAGPMYTVYKAATTVLLARELAATTGAPCAPVFWTASEDHDFDEVRTAHFLDARRAPFSLSLPAEDPPSDRPLFAVPATEALHALIDEAAARCAGSELTPEVAAFLHDTASASDSLADWFQRIMARLFGGTPLVHFAPHWPAARAAVRGVIRREIETPLVSTRLVNGAASALERLGYAAGVRRPETACNFFLLSGGRRLRVHWQDGRFVLPDAPGGDYEPAALLDLLEAEPGRFSPNVVLRPVVQQALFGAAACVCGPGETVYWAQLGGVFDHFDTPFPVVWPRARAVILGAKERKHLRAFGLPAEALATGADAVVDRALRDAPPPEALAEARRRRDAMLAEAEALRARLGEGPAADAAAKLAEAVGQGFGRVERALLHGDREKVAALSARARRLCDVAMPGGRPQERALSPFTWLFSEGFGFTDAVLRGLDPHAPGVQEMEIG, via the coding sequence ATGACGGCGGATTTTGCGGCAGCCTATGCGTCCGGCGACCCAGCGGCCTGCGCGCTCCTTGGCGGGCCGCACGGGCGGCTGTTCACCGCGCCCGGCCCCGTGCCCGCGCCGCCGCCGGAGGTTGTTTCCGAGATCAACGAACACCAGGCGCGGCTGGGCACGGCCGCGCGGATTCCCGCAGGCGCGCGCCTCCTCGTCACGGGCCAGCAGCCCGGCCTCTTCGCGGGGCCGATGTACACGGTGTACAAGGCGGCGACGACGGTGTTGCTGGCGCGGGAGCTGGCGGCCACCACCGGCGCGCCCTGCGCGCCCGTGTTCTGGACCGCCTCCGAGGACCACGATTTCGACGAGGTGCGCACGGCGCACTTTCTCGACGCGCGCCGCGCGCCGTTTTCCCTGTCCCTGCCCGCGGAGGACCCGCCGTCCGACCGGCCCCTGTTCGCCGTGCCCGCAACCGAGGCGCTGCACGCGCTCATTGACGAGGCGGCGGCCCGCTGCGCGGGGTCCGAGCTGACGCCGGAGGTGGCGGCCTTCCTGCATGACACGGCGTCGGCGTCGGACTCGCTGGCGGATTGGTTCCAGCGCATAATGGCCCGCCTGTTCGGCGGCACGCCGCTGGTCCATTTCGCGCCCCACTGGCCCGCCGCGCGGGCGGCGGTGCGCGGCGTGATCCGGCGCGAGATCGAGACCCCCCTCGTGTCCACGCGCCTCGTGAACGGGGCGGCGTCGGCGCTGGAGCGCCTGGGGTATGCGGCGGGGGTGCGGCGTCCGGAGACGGCGTGCAACTTCTTCCTGCTGTCCGGCGGGCGGCGGCTGCGCGTCCACTGGCAGGACGGCCGCTTTGTGCTGCCCGACGCCCCCGGCGGGGACTACGAACCGGCGGCGCTGCTGGACCTGCTGGAGGCGGAACCGGGGCGCTTCTCGCCGAACGTGGTCCTGCGGCCCGTGGTGCAGCAGGCGCTCTTCGGCGCGGCGGCCTGCGTCTGCGGCCCCGGCGAAACGGTATACTGGGCGCAGCTCGGCGGCGTCTTCGACCACTTCGACACGCCCTTCCCCGTGGTGTGGCCGCGGGCGCGCGCCGTGATCCTCGGCGCGAAGGAGCGCAAGCACCTGCGCGCATTCGGCCTGCCGGCGGAGGCGCTGGCCACCGGGGCGGACGCGGTGGTGGACCGGGCGCTGCGGGACGCGCCGCCGCCGGAGGCGCTGGCGGAGGCGCGGCGGCGACGCGACGCGATGCTCGCGGAGGCGGAGGCGCTGCGCGCGCGGCTTGGCGAAGGCCCCGCGGCGGACGCGGCGGCGAAACTGGCGGAGGCGGTGGGGCAGGGCTTCGGGCGCGTCGAGCGCGCGCTGCTGCACGGAGACCGCGAAAAGGTCGCCGCGCTGTCGGCGCGGGCGCGGCGGCTGTGCGATGTGGCGATGCCCGGGGGGCGTCCGCAGGAGCGGGCGCTGTCCCCGTTCACGTGGCTGTTTTCCGAGGGCTTCGGCTTCACGGACGCCGTGCTGCGCGGGCTGGACCCGCACGCGCCCGGCGTGCAGGAGATGGAAATCGGATGA
- the bshB1 gene encoding bacillithiol biosynthesis deacetylase BshB1, translated as MSGETTPVDVLAVGAHPDDVEIGCGGLLAKLVRDGYSVALADLTAGETGTRGTVEERRVEAANAARVLGVRARVCAGLPDGGVANTPEQQRAVIQIVRRFRPKVLVTLMDRDRHPDHSAAHVLVREANFLAGLARIETGQPAHRTPVLYYFHPYTDFTGTPDFLVDVTDTFDTKLAALAEHKSQFHNPDHPGEQTYISSPEFWEGITVRARYWGGRMGVRYAEPFFCEGPLLLDTLPGLKGTAP; from the coding sequence ATGAGCGGAGAGACCACACCGGTGGATGTGCTGGCCGTCGGCGCGCATCCCGACGACGTCGAGATCGGCTGCGGCGGGCTGCTGGCGAAGCTCGTGCGCGACGGATACAGCGTCGCCCTGGCCGACCTTACGGCGGGGGAGACGGGCACCCGCGGCACCGTGGAGGAGCGGCGCGTGGAGGCGGCGAACGCCGCACGCGTGCTGGGGGTCCGCGCGCGCGTGTGCGCCGGCCTGCCCGACGGCGGCGTGGCCAACACGCCGGAGCAGCAGCGCGCGGTGATCCAGATCGTGCGGCGGTTCCGGCCGAAGGTGCTGGTGACGCTCATGGACCGCGACCGGCACCCGGACCACTCGGCGGCGCATGTCCTCGTGCGCGAGGCGAACTTCCTGGCGGGACTCGCCCGCATCGAGACGGGCCAGCCCGCCCACCGCACCCCGGTGCTTTATTACTTCCACCCCTACACCGACTTCACCGGCACGCCGGACTTCCTCGTGGACGTGACCGACACCTTCGACACCAAGCTCGCCGCCCTGGCGGAGCACAAATCCCAGTTCCACAACCCCGACCATCCCGGCGAGCAGACCTACATCTCGTCGCCCGAATTCTGGGAGGGCATCACCGTCCGCGCCCGCTACTGGGGCGGGCGCATGGGCGTGCGGTACGCCGAGCCCTTCTTCTGCGAGGGGCCCCTGCTGTTGGACACCCTCCCCGGGCTGAAAGGAACCGCCCCATGA
- the bshA gene encoding N-acetyl-alpha-D-glucosaminyl L-malate synthase BshA produces MKLGITCQAGTGGSGILATELGLALAARGHEVHFVTLEQPFRLAGFRENVYTHYVEDVTYPVFRVPPYTLSLASKISEVAEEHGIEIWHAHYAIPNAAAALFARDMLPPERRFCLVTTVHGTDITLVGGHPSFYRATRFAMENSCVVTAVSDWLSRETEREFALTVPVRTIHNFTDPERFKPKPAVNRDRLAAPGERIVMHVSNFRPVKRVTDVVRAFARMLEEVDARLLLVGDGPERLSAVGVAKQLGVLDKITSLGNVENIEDLLPAADLVFQPSEHESFGLVPLEAMACGVPVLATASGGVTEVVEHGVTGYLCGVGDIDAMVRHGVAILSDPALRAALGARARERVLTRFPVDRIVGQYEALYAEVLERRRALGGAPH; encoded by the coding sequence ATGAAACTCGGCATCACCTGCCAGGCCGGCACCGGCGGCAGCGGCATCCTCGCCACCGAACTGGGCCTCGCCCTCGCCGCGCGGGGACACGAGGTCCACTTCGTCACCCTCGAGCAGCCCTTCCGCCTCGCCGGCTTCCGCGAGAACGTGTACACCCACTACGTCGAGGACGTGACCTACCCCGTGTTCCGCGTGCCGCCGTACACCCTGTCGCTGGCGTCCAAGATCAGCGAGGTGGCCGAGGAGCACGGGATCGAAATCTGGCATGCCCACTACGCCATCCCCAACGCGGCGGCGGCGCTCTTCGCGCGCGACATGCTGCCGCCCGAGCGGCGATTCTGCCTCGTCACCACGGTCCACGGCACCGACATCACCCTCGTCGGCGGGCACCCGTCGTTCTACCGCGCCACGCGCTTCGCCATGGAGAACAGCTGCGTCGTCACCGCCGTGTCCGACTGGCTCAGCCGCGAGACGGAGCGCGAGTTCGCCCTGACCGTTCCCGTGCGCACCATCCACAACTTCACGGACCCCGAACGGTTCAAACCGAAGCCCGCCGTGAACCGCGACCGGCTCGCCGCCCCCGGCGAGCGCATCGTCATGCACGTCTCCAACTTCCGCCCCGTGAAGCGTGTCACCGACGTGGTGCGCGCCTTTGCCCGCATGCTGGAGGAGGTGGACGCGCGGCTGCTCCTCGTGGGCGACGGCCCCGAGCGCCTCAGCGCCGTCGGCGTGGCCAAGCAGCTCGGCGTCCTCGACAAGATCACCAGCCTGGGCAACGTGGAGAACATCGAGGACCTGCTGCCCGCCGCCGACCTCGTGTTCCAGCCCAGCGAGCACGAGAGCTTCGGCCTCGTCCCGCTCGAGGCCATGGCCTGCGGCGTGCCCGTCCTTGCCACCGCCAGCGGCGGCGTCACCGAGGTCGTCGAACACGGCGTCACCGGCTACCTTTGCGGGGTCGGCGACATTGACGCCATGGTCCGCCACGGCGTCGCCATCCTGTCCGACCCCGCCCTGCGTGCGGCCCTGGGCGCGCGGGCGCGCGAGCGCGTCCTGACGCGGTTCCCCGTGGACCGCATCGTCGGCCAGTACGAGGCCCTGTACGCGGAGGTGCTGGAGCGCCGCCGCGCGCTCGGCGGCGCCCCCCACTGA